From the genome of Adhaeribacter pallidiroseus:
TATGTATTGGTAACCACGATCAATTTGCTCCACGTTGTCAATTATACTTTTACCTTCTGCGGATAAAGCGGCAATTAATAAGGCAACGCCAGCCCGGATGTCGGGTGAAGTCATTTTAATGCCCCGGAGTGGTACTTGCCGGTTGTGGCCGATTACGGTAGCGCGATGCGGATCGCACAAGATAATCTGCGCGCCCATGTCAATTAACTTGTCCACGAAAAATAAACGGCTCTCGAACATTTTCTGATGGATCAGGACGGTACCTTTGGCTTGGGTAGCCGTAACTAAAGCCACGCTGATTAAGTCGGGCGTAAAACCAGGCCAAATAGCATCGGCAATGGTTAAAATACTGCCATCGATGTAGGTGTCTATTTCGTAGGAATCCTGGGCCGGAATGTAAATATCATCACCCCGGAACTCCATTTGAATACCTAAGCGGCGGAAAGTATCCGGGATAATACCTAATTCCTGTATTTGGGCATTTTTTATCGTGATTTCGGAACCAGTCATGCCGGCTAATCCAATAAAAGAACCAATCTCAATCATGTCGGGCAACATGCGATGGTCAGTGCCACCCAGCTTTTCCACGCCTTCAATTACGAGTAAGTTAGAACCAACGCCGCTAATTTTAGCACCCATGCGCAACAGCATTTTACAAAGTTGTTGCAGGTATGGTTCGCATGCCGCGTTGTAAATAGTGGTGGTACCTTCAGCCAGTACCGCTCCCATTACAATATTGGCGGTACCCGTTACCGATGCTTCGTCGAGCAGCATGTAGGTTCCTTTTAACTTGTTAGGAGCCGTAATCTGGAAGAAAGAATCCTGGGAATCATAATTAAAAGTAGCGCCCAGTTTTTTCAAACCGTTAAAGTGCGTATCCATCGGGCGACGGCCAATTTTATCGCCACCCGGCTTCGGTAAAGCGCATACCCCAAAACGCGCCAGCATCGGTCCCATAATCATCACCGAGCCCCGCAAAGCCCGCCCCTGGGCCGCGTATTGTTCCGTTTTTAAATAATCCAGGTTAATATCGTCGGCGATAAAGGTATACGTAGCCGCGTCCTTCTTTTCTACTTTTACGCCTAAGGAAGCTAAAATTTCAATTAATTTATTTACATCCCGAATGTCCGGAACATTAGAAATCGTGACGGGTTCGGAGGTGAGTAATACGGCACATAAAATTTGCAAAGCTTCGTTTTTGGCGCCCTGCGGAATAATTTCTCCTTTTAGTTTATTGCCACCAATTACTTCAAAACAGGCCATTTAAATGAGTTAAGAGTTATAAGTTAAGAGTTATAAGTTGAATATTTCAGGCAAATAATAGCCTAAAACACGAACCTAAACTATGCGCGATTTAAAATAGAAATGGAAATAATTAGAGTTTGCACCAAAGTTAGCCGGGAAAGCACGAACGATAAGCTGTGCCATTGTTTGTGTCTTCACAAACAACTTTTAGGCCTTTAGCGAAAGTCTTAGTTAAAAAACGAACAACAGGTAACTAGCAACCAGCAACTAAACTACTGTTGTTTTTTGCGTTGCTGCTGTTTGTTGTCCTGCATTTTCTTCCGGTTGTTATTATTATTGTTGTTGTTGCTATTGTTGTTATTGTTGTTGGAAGAATTATTATTCTGATAAGCCGCTTTGGCGCTTACTTCAAAT
Proteins encoded in this window:
- the murA gene encoding UDP-N-acetylglucosamine 1-carboxyvinyltransferase is translated as MACFEVIGGNKLKGEIIPQGAKNEALQILCAVLLTSEPVTISNVPDIRDVNKLIEILASLGVKVEKKDAATYTFIADDINLDYLKTEQYAAQGRALRGSVMIMGPMLARFGVCALPKPGGDKIGRRPMDTHFNGLKKLGATFNYDSQDSFFQITAPNKLKGTYMLLDEASVTGTANIVMGAVLAEGTTTIYNAACEPYLQQLCKMLLRMGAKISGVGSNLLVIEGVEKLGGTDHRMLPDMIEIGSFIGLAGMTGSEITIKNAQIQELGIIPDTFRRLGIQMEFRGDDIYIPAQDSYEIDTYIDGSILTIADAIWPGFTPDLISVALVTATQAKGTVLIHQKMFESRLFFVDKLIDMGAQIILCDPHRATVIGHNRQVPLRGIKMTSPDIRAGVALLIAALSAEGKSIIDNVEQIDRGYQYIDKRLNAIGADIRRL